A window of Aliarcobacter trophiarum LMG 25534 contains these coding sequences:
- the exbD gene encoding TonB system transport protein ExbD → MKLQKFDSINVIPFIDVLLVLLAIVLLTSTFITKGIIPVNLPDAQNASKLKSDKEMIIVINEQGQLFLEDMQIALENIEFELLQKSKETPIHLNTDKNTKFEHFVNVLDMLKKNEFSNVSIVTKK, encoded by the coding sequence ATGAAGTTGCAGAAGTTTGATTCAATAAATGTTATTCCATTTATTGATGTATTATTAGTGCTTTTAGCTATAGTTTTGCTAACATCTACATTTATTACAAAAGGAATTATTCCTGTAAATTTACCAGATGCACAAAATGCTAGTAAACTAAAAAGTGATAAAGAGATGATAATTGTAATAAATGAACAAGGTCAGCTATTTTTAGAAGATATGCAAATTGCTTTAGAGAATATTGAGTTTGAGCTTTTACAAAAATCAAAAGAGACACCAATTCATCTAAATACAGATAAAAATACAAAATTTGAACACTTTGTAAATGTTTTAGATATGTTAAAGAAAAATGAGTTCTCAAATGTATCAATTGTAACAAAGAAGTAA
- a CDS encoding energy transducer TonB — translation MKRYLNSFFITSSLYIVSGIVFLYSINQIQISQKKEESVTKISLNSVAIYEAVEKVEDPIKEEIKEEVIEKIVEIPTPKVIEKPKKVEKKIVKKEKKIEKVVEKVIEKPSEDIEKTEQIVENETVTKQENSALANSNIQKNQKLESEYLAKVQAKIEKNKIYPKSAKRLNQTGKVIVSFDILKDGKVTNIRIIHKSKFEKLDDASIELLANIGFFEAIPNELNKTVWNIQIPINYQIN, via the coding sequence ATGAAACGATATTTAAACTCTTTTTTTATAACTAGCTCTTTATATATAGTATCTGGTATTGTTTTTTTATACTCTATAAACCAAATACAAATTAGTCAAAAAAAAGAGGAGAGTGTTACAAAAATCTCTTTAAACAGCGTTGCTATTTATGAAGCAGTAGAAAAAGTAGAAGATCCTATAAAAGAAGAGATAAAAGAGGAGGTTATTGAAAAAATTGTTGAAATCCCTACTCCAAAAGTTATTGAAAAACCAAAAAAAGTTGAAAAGAAGATTGTAAAAAAAGAGAAAAAGATTGAAAAAGTTGTTGAGAAAGTTATTGAAAAGCCAAGTGAAGATATTGAAAAAACAGAACAAATTGTTGAAAACGAAACAGTAACAAAACAGGAAAACTCTGCTTTAGCTAATTCAAATATACAAAAAAACCAAAAACTAGAGAGTGAATATTTAGCAAAAGTACAAGCAAAGATAGAGAAAAATAAAATATATCCAAAATCTGCAAAAAGATTAAATCAAACAGGAAAAGTGATAGTTTCATTTGATATTTTAAAAGATGGAAAAGTTACAAATATAAGAATTATTCATAAATCAAAGTTTGAAAAACTGGATGATGCTAGTATTGAACTTCTTGCAAATATAGGTTTTTTTGAAGCTATCCCAAATGAGCTAAATAAAACAGTTTGGAATATACAAATTCCTATAAATTATCAAATAAACTAA
- a CDS encoding restriction endonuclease subunit S: protein MSELYNLPNDWEWVFIDDKNSNKIKASGINKFIGEKNYLSTKSIQNNKICSVEEIITYDNRPSRANLQPLLGDVFFAKMQATEKVLSVNLDISNSYIISTGFIGIEILNNKFESKYLKYYFKTNYFNSKKDELCGGGTQKAINNQNAKLISIPFPPLEEQKRIVAKLDILFEKIDKAIALHQKNCEEVDIFMSSILNDVFGELEEKYEKKQLNEIIKIIGGGTPSKANKEYWENGTIKWATVRDMNVEKIIKTELSITEIGLKKSSSNIIPKNGIVIATRVGLGKVCYLEDDTAINQDLKGLIPKKADNLNIRYLFNFFKNIEKHILSNGTGATVKGVKLEFIKELKIPLPPQKIQQKVVTYLDEISNKMKKIKELQKSKMQSLKELKASILDKAFRGEL, encoded by the coding sequence ATGAGTGAATTATATAACTTGCCGAATGATTGGGAGTGGGTTTTTATCGATGATAAAAACTCAAATAAAATTAAAGCTAGTGGAATAAATAAATTTATTGGAGAAAAAAACTATTTATCGACTAAAAGTATTCAAAATAATAAAATTTGTTCGGTTGAAGAGATTATAACTTATGATAATAGACCTTCTAGAGCAAATTTACAACCATTATTAGGAGATGTTTTTTTTGCAAAAATGCAAGCAACAGAAAAGGTATTATCAGTAAATTTAGATATATCAAATTCATATATTATTTCAACTGGATTTATTGGAATAGAAATTTTGAATAATAAATTTGAATCTAAATATCTAAAGTACTATTTTAAAACTAATTATTTTAATTCAAAAAAAGATGAACTTTGTGGAGGTGGTACACAAAAAGCGATAAATAATCAAAATGCAAAATTAATTTCTATTCCATTCCCACCACTTGAAGAACAAAAAAGGATTGTGGCAAAGTTGGATATTTTATTTGAAAAAATAGATAAAGCCATAGCTTTACATCAGAAAAATTGTGAAGAGGTAGATATTTTTATGTCAAGTATTTTAAATGATGTTTTTGGAGAATTAGAAGAGAAATATGAAAAAAAACAATTAAATGAGATTATCAAAATAATTGGTGGAGGAACTCCATCTAAAGCAAATAAAGAATATTGGGAAAATGGGACTATTAAATGGGCAACAGTTAGAGATATGAATGTTGAAAAAATTATAAAAACAGAATTGTCAATTACAGAAATTGGATTAAAAAAAAGTTCATCTAATATAATTCCTAAAAATGGAATCGTTATTGCTACAAGAGTAGGATTAGGAAAAGTTTGCTATTTAGAAGATGATACTGCAATAAATCAAGATTTAAAAGGATTAATACCTAAAAAAGCCGATAATTTAAATATTAGATATTTATTTAATTTTTTTAAAAATATAGAAAAACATATATTAAGTAATGGAACAGGTGCAACAGTAAAAGGTGTTAAATTAGAATTTATTAAAGAATTAAAAATTCCACTTCCACCCCAAAAAATCCAACAAAAAGTAGTTACATATTTAGATGAAATTTCAAATAAAATGAAGAAAATAAAAGAGCTTCAAAAATCAAAAATGCAAAGCCTAAAAGAGCTAAAAGCATCTATTTTAGACAAAGCATTTAGAGGAGAGTTGTAA
- a CDS encoding type I restriction-modification system subunit M produces the protein MESKINRITDILRRDDGISGAMHYTEQISWILFLKFLSDLEDSKYEDAQLDGENYTYILEEKYRWNIWATPKKDGKIDVLNAQSGDDLLDFVNKELFPYLKSFKSINENPKSIKYKIGAIFEFLDNRIANGHTLREILDIIDNMDFHSQSDLFQLSIIYEKLLKDMGSDGGNSGEFYTPRPLIKVITDVVNPQIGQTIYDPAVGSCGFLIEAYNHIRYEDVEKNIQRELSTDQLKFLNEDTFFGNEKTPLSYVMGVMNMILHGIESPNISKSNTLTKNIRGLEEKDRFDCILANPPFGGKEKEQIQSNFPIKSNATELLFLQHMMNHLKQGGRCGVVIPEGVLFQTNNAFASVKKELLEKFNIHTILSLPSGVFLPYSAVKTNVIFFDRAGSTSDIYYYEVNLASKLTKNKPIVLEHFYEFLECWKDRKITENSWIVNVNDIKDFDLSAKNPNKNEKIEHKSPIELVENIKLNNALINDLLDEVEDILIGKDIDE, from the coding sequence TTGGAAAGCAAAATAAACAGAATAACAGACATCCTAAGAAGAGATGATGGAATAAGTGGTGCGATGCACTACACAGAGCAAATCTCTTGGATTTTGTTTTTAAAATTTTTATCAGATTTAGAAGATAGTAAATATGAAGATGCACAGCTAGATGGAGAGAACTATACATATATCTTAGAAGAAAAATATAGATGGAATATTTGGGCAACTCCCAAAAAAGATGGAAAAATAGATGTTTTAAATGCACAAAGTGGAGATGATTTACTTGATTTTGTAAATAAAGAGTTATTTCCATATCTAAAAAGCTTTAAATCTATAAACGAAAATCCAAAATCTATAAAGTACAAAATAGGTGCAATATTTGAGTTTTTGGATAACCGTATTGCAAATGGTCATACTCTTAGAGAAATCCTTGATATTATTGATAATATGGATTTTCACAGCCAATCAGACCTTTTTCAATTATCAATTATTTACGAAAAACTTCTAAAAGATATGGGAAGTGATGGTGGAAATAGTGGAGAGTTTTATACTCCACGACCACTTATAAAAGTAATTACCGATGTTGTAAATCCACAAATTGGGCAAACTATTTATGACCCAGCAGTTGGGTCTTGTGGATTTTTGATTGAAGCTTATAATCATATAAGATATGAAGATGTAGAGAAAAACATTCAAAGAGAGTTATCAACAGACCAACTAAAATTTTTAAATGAAGATACTTTTTTTGGAAATGAAAAAACTCCACTATCTTATGTGATGGGTGTTATGAATATGATTTTACACGGAATAGAATCTCCAAATATAAGTAAATCAAATACTCTTACAAAAAATATTAGAGGACTTGAAGAGAAAGATAGATTTGATTGTATTTTGGCAAATCCTCCTTTTGGTGGAAAAGAGAAAGAGCAAATACAAAGCAACTTCCCTATAAAATCAAATGCAACAGAGTTGCTCTTTTTGCAGCATATGATGAATCATTTAAAGCAAGGTGGAAGATGTGGAGTTGTAATTCCTGAGGGAGTTTTATTTCAAACAAACAATGCCTTTGCAAGTGTGAAAAAAGAGTTGCTAGAGAAGTTTAATATACATACTATTTTATCTCTTCCTAGTGGAGTTTTTTTGCCTTATAGTGCTGTTAAAACAAATGTTATTTTCTTTGATAGAGCTGGAAGTACAAGTGATATTTACTACTATGAGGTAAATCTTGCCTCTAAACTTACAAAAAACAAGCCAATTGTTTTAGAACATTTTTATGAGTTTTTAGAGTGTTGGAAAGATAGAAAAATCACAGAAAATTCTTGGATAGTAAATGTAAATGATATAAAAGATTTTGATTTAAGTGCAAAAAATCCAAATAAAAATGAGAAAATAGAGCACAAAAGTCCAATAGAACTTGTGGAAAATATAAAACTAAACAACGCTTTGATAAATGATTTGCTAGATGAAGTTGAAGATATTTTGATTGGAAAAGATATAGATGAGTGA
- a CDS encoding Fic family protein, whose product MIITLPLTQSIETPKVLKKAISTNRALANLNGVARIIPNSAILINSLVLQEAKDSSAIENIITTHDELYRANLDIESVTNEAKEVQNYKEALLRGFALVKDTKLLLKKHIVDIQAILEQNDAGVRKQAGTNLKNSLTGEVIYTPPQDYETIQELLTNLENYINEPNDIDSLVNMAIIHHQFESIHPFYDGNGRTGRIINILYLILKDLLDIPVLYLSRYIITHKADYYRLLQEVRTQDKWEEWILYMLDAVEQTSLETIELINNISNLMTKTQDKISQELPKIYSKDLVEILFMHPYTKIDFLVDRLSVTRKTASKYLNELENIGILENIQIKNSKFFMNIELFNLLRKGI is encoded by the coding sequence ATGATAATTACTTTACCACTAACACAATCTATCGAAACCCCAAAAGTTCTAAAAAAAGCAATATCAACAAATAGAGCTTTAGCAAATTTAAACGGAGTTGCAAGGATTATTCCAAATAGTGCTATTTTAATAAACTCTTTGGTATTACAAGAAGCAAAAGATAGTAGTGCTATTGAAAATATCATCACAACACACGATGAACTCTATAGAGCAAATTTGGATATAGAAAGCGTAACAAATGAAGCAAAAGAGGTACAAAACTACAAAGAAGCACTTCTAAGAGGTTTTGCCCTTGTAAAAGATACAAAACTACTTTTAAAAAAACATATAGTAGATATTCAAGCTATTTTAGAACAAAATGATGCAGGAGTTAGAAAACAAGCTGGAACAAATCTAAAAAATAGTTTGACAGGAGAAGTGATTTATACTCCACCACAAGATTATGAAACTATACAAGAACTTCTTACAAATCTTGAAAATTATATTAATGAGCCAAATGATATTGACTCACTTGTAAATATGGCAATTATTCATCATCAGTTTGAATCAATCCACCCTTTTTATGATGGAAATGGAAGAACTGGAAGAATTATAAATATTTTGTATTTGATACTAAAAGATTTATTAGATATTCCTGTACTTTATCTAAGCCGTTATATCATCACACATAAAGCCGATTATTATAGACTTTTACAAGAAGTAAGAACACAAGATAAATGGGAAGAGTGGATTTTATATATGCTTGATGCAGTTGAACAAACTTCTCTTGAAACAATAGAACTTATAAATAATATTAGTAATTTGATGACAAAAACTCAAGATAAAATATCGCAAGAGTTACCAAAAATTTATAGTAAAGATTTAGTAGAGATACTTTTTATGCACCCATATACAAAAATAGATTTTTTGGTTGATAGATTAAGTGTTACTAGAAAAACAGCATCTAAGTATTTAAATGAACTTGAAAATATTGGAATATTGGAAAATATACAAATTAAAAATAGTAAATTTTTTATGAATATTGAATTGTTTAATTTATTACGAAAAGGTATATAG
- a CDS encoding HNH endonuclease, whose protein sequence is MSKSMNKCYLCGKEFDDKDVKKHDEHIIQQSIGGNLTVNDILCSSCGSKLGNEVDVPFVKIFEDIATRLDIKQDRKGNNQSTKSVKGKMGNIDVVWKDFKVSPVKPFHLYTIDKRFVIIYANEQTAESYKSKKVKKEINENLLNQIFIKSKKLKWLNEVKILTLKDFQYQFSEFCRKPEVIICDDIDGLVKFPFNMDNKAFKKGLAKIAIGFASSFGVEREDIPLVLNIDKNTNEAKIHDKILAIPFYPLGVIDELIEVQKNEFEHYPFHNLILFTIDYDPKVSKGKKVLICYIELFSTFEWYVILNEEYYGDSIYEFYAQQILKKDDYKVEFGRRYYKERNIWLNSLGITEEYINKKIKNQKSKMLSKLKWSQKSSIPLITQQADIFLNLMCCFGIEHEIIQEETIKQKYKFDFEGYIQNTVSGINNQVLIFKDKEKFSHINNDITKFLNNKDIVATYNNVLSSFEEHQNLRKNFFLFYSLDEEENEIFLINSFRVFYYKEGKLKNYYSELLDNFQLFQNDGSLKDYNHKKMYMLEKHIFQENIKQKIKK, encoded by the coding sequence ATGAGTAAAAGTATGAATAAATGTTATTTATGTGGAAAAGAGTTTGATGATAAGGATGTGAAAAAACATGATGAACATATCATTCAGCAATCAATAGGAGGAAATTTAACTGTAAATGACATATTGTGTTCTTCTTGTGGTAGTAAATTAGGAAATGAAGTAGATGTACCTTTTGTTAAAATATTTGAAGACATAGCTACAAGATTAGATATTAAACAAGATAGAAAAGGTAATAATCAAAGTACTAAATCTGTTAAAGGTAAAATGGGGAATATAGATGTAGTTTGGAAAGACTTTAAAGTATCTCCCGTAAAACCATTTCATCTTTACACGATTGATAAAAGATTCGTGATTATTTATGCTAATGAACAAACTGCTGAAAGCTATAAATCAAAAAAAGTAAAAAAAGAAATTAATGAAAATTTACTTAATCAAATTTTTATAAAATCAAAAAAATTAAAGTGGTTGAATGAAGTTAAAATTTTAACTTTAAAAGATTTTCAATATCAGTTTAGTGAGTTTTGCAGGAAACCTGAAGTTATCATTTGTGATGATATAGATGGGCTTGTAAAGTTTCCTTTTAATATGGACAATAAAGCTTTCAAAAAAGGATTAGCAAAAATTGCTATTGGATTCGCCTCAAGTTTTGGTGTAGAACGAGAAGATATCCCACTAGTTTTAAACATTGATAAAAACACAAATGAAGCTAAAATTCATGATAAAATATTGGCAATTCCTTTTTATCCTTTGGGAGTGATTGATGAGTTAATTGAGGTTCAAAAAAATGAATTTGAACATTATCCATTTCATAATCTTATTTTATTTACGATTGATTATGACCCAAAAGTTTCAAAAGGCAAAAAAGTTTTAATTTGCTATATAGAGTTATTTTCTACTTTTGAATGGTATGTTATATTAAATGAAGAATATTATGGAGATTCAATATATGAATTTTATGCTCAACAAATATTAAAAAAAGATGATTATAAAGTTGAATTTGGCAGACGCTACTACAAAGAGAGAAATATTTGGTTAAATTCCTTAGGTATTACAGAAGAATATATAAATAAAAAAATCAAAAATCAAAAATCAAAAATGCTATCAAAATTAAAATGGTCTCAAAAATCAAGTATTCCATTAATAACTCAACAAGCTGATATCTTTTTAAATTTAATGTGTTGTTTTGGAATTGAACATGAAATAATACAAGAAGAAACAATTAAACAAAAATACAAATTTGATTTTGAAGGATATATCCAAAATACGGTAAGTGGAATAAATAATCAAGTTTTGATTTTTAAAGATAAAGAAAAATTTTCGCACATAAACAACGATATTACAAAATTTTTAAATAACAAAGATATAGTGGCTACTTATAATAATGTATTGAGTAGCTTTGAAGAACATCAAAATTTAAGGAAGAACTTTTTCTTATTTTATAGTTTAGATGAAGAAGAAAATGAAATATTCTTAATTAATAGTTTTAGAGTATTTTATTACAAAGAAGGTAAATTAAAGAATTATTATTCAGAATTGTTAGACAATTTTCAACTTTTTCAAAATGATGGTTCATTAAAAGATTATAATCATAAAAAAATGTATATGCTTGAAAAACATATTTTTCAAGAAAATATTAAACAAAAGATAAAAAAATGA
- the hsdR gene encoding EcoAI/FtnUII family type I restriction enzme subunit R has product MAYSESDTRANLIDPKLEKSQWKSSNIVREYYFTDGRKLIGGKRGNRYFVDYLLVYKNTNLAIIEAKAQNKDPLDGLQQVINYAQKLKIDFVYSTNGTKIYEHSLISGKGDFIEDYPTPDELFYRKFGKLKEQEEKVITQSFYFEGNKKPRFYQQIAVQKAVETIANDKDRVLLTLATGTGKTYIAFQIVYRLFQSKWNKDKTNRRPKILILADRNVLKSQAMNEFNPMEKDLVDINGKDIKRRGGKVPTNGNVFFAIYQSIAENKNRNIESCEDENEDDVIAYYKQYPSNFFDLIIIDECHRGSSNDDSSWRDILNHFSSATHLGLTATPKRDDNGDTYKYFGEPVYEYSLKDGINDGFLTPYKVKRIQTNIDEYHFNPDDIITGELDKNIVTLQEFEKSVVIPKRTRLLAKTILENINPFDKTIIFCVNQKHAMDMKISIDRYKTIKDSNYCVRVTSDEGELGREFLEKFQNNDLDIPTILTSSKMLTTGVDAKNVRNVVLTAPIASMTEFKQIIGRGTRTYEGKDFFTIIDFVGATNLFYDKAWDDDPLSVDIKTTKIEDIEDDELNEENKIDEEKKEQNKKENSFNDDEFEAKTKEEKAKKEQVIIDIKGKKLKVINIETRYVGVDGKPLRSSEYLELLIGVLGRFYNDEQTLRDIWSNPKNRKELLEKLKDMNIDESQLEDLKDIFEAKNSDIYDVLAHLSFNCDIKTRDERAIAALNSKFIEKYQNEKAKDFIEFILEKYRKYGFKELEENKLSTLIEQSGFDRRELMTSFGDFKIRDEYFELQKEIYR; this is encoded by the coding sequence ATGGCTTATAGTGAATCTGATACTCGTGCAAATTTAATAGATCCAAAATTGGAAAAATCTCAATGGAAATCTTCAAATATAGTTAGAGAATACTATTTTACAGATGGTAGAAAATTAATAGGCGGAAAAAGAGGAAATAGATATTTTGTAGATTATCTCTTAGTTTACAAAAATACAAATCTAGCAATTATTGAAGCAAAAGCCCAAAACAAAGATCCACTAGATGGACTTCAACAAGTTATAAACTATGCACAAAAACTAAAAATCGATTTTGTTTACTCTACAAATGGAACTAAGATTTATGAGCACTCACTTATTAGTGGAAAAGGTGACTTTATAGAAGATTATCCAACTCCAGATGAGCTTTTTTATAGAAAATTTGGAAAATTAAAAGAGCAAGAAGAAAAAGTAATAACTCAATCTTTCTATTTTGAAGGGAATAAAAAACCAAGATTTTATCAACAAATAGCAGTTCAAAAAGCAGTTGAAACAATAGCAAATGATAAAGATAGAGTTCTTTTAACTTTGGCAACGGGAACAGGAAAAACATATATAGCTTTTCAAATTGTATATAGATTGTTTCAATCGAAGTGGAATAAAGATAAAACAAATAGAAGACCAAAAATCTTGATTCTTGCAGATAGAAATGTTTTAAAATCTCAGGCTATGAATGAGTTTAATCCTATGGAAAAAGATTTGGTGGATATAAATGGAAAAGATATAAAAAGAAGAGGTGGAAAAGTTCCTACAAATGGAAATGTCTTTTTTGCTATTTATCAATCAATTGCAGAGAATAAAAATAGAAATATAGAAAGTTGTGAAGATGAAAATGAAGATGATGTAATAGCTTACTACAAACAGTATCCATCAAACTTTTTTGACCTAATTATCATAGATGAGTGCCACAGAGGAAGTAGCAACGATGATAGCTCTTGGAGAGATATTTTAAATCATTTTTCTAGCGCTACTCATTTGGGACTTACAGCAACTCCAAAAAGAGATGACAACGGCGATACTTACAAATACTTTGGAGAACCAGTTTATGAATACTCTTTAAAAGATGGAATAAATGATGGATTCTTAACTCCATATAAAGTAAAAAGAATTCAAACAAATATAGATGAATATCACTTCAATCCTGATGATATAATCACAGGTGAGTTGGATAAAAATATAGTAACACTTCAAGAGTTTGAAAAGAGTGTTGTTATTCCAAAAAGAACAAGACTTTTAGCAAAAACAATTTTAGAAAATATAAATCCTTTTGATAAAACAATTATTTTTTGTGTAAATCAAAAACATGCGATGGATATGAAAATATCAATAGATAGATATAAAACTATAAAAGATAGCAACTATTGTGTAAGAGTTACAAGTGATGAAGGGGAGTTAGGAAGAGAATTTTTAGAGAAATTTCAAAACAATGATTTGGATATTCCAACTATTCTTACAAGCTCAAAAATGCTAACAACTGGAGTTGATGCAAAAAATGTACGAAATGTAGTTTTAACTGCACCAATTGCTTCTATGACTGAGTTTAAACAGATAATTGGAAGAGGAACAAGAACTTATGAAGGAAAAGATTTCTTCACTATTATAGATTTTGTAGGTGCTACAAATCTCTTTTATGATAAAGCTTGGGATGATGACCCTTTGAGTGTTGATATAAAAACAACAAAGATAGAAGATATTGAAGATGATGAGCTTAATGAAGAGAATAAAATAGATGAAGAAAAAAAAGAGCAAAATAAAAAAGAAAACTCTTTTAATGATGATGAATTTGAAGCAAAAACAAAAGAGGAAAAGGCAAAAAAAGAGCAAGTAATCATAGATATAAAAGGTAAAAAACTAAAAGTAATAAATATAGAGACAAGATATGTAGGAGTAGATGGAAAGCCTTTAAGAAGTTCTGAATATCTTGAACTTTTAATAGGTGTTTTGGGAAGATTTTATAATGATGAACAAACTCTAAGAGATATTTGGAGTAATCCAAAAAATAGAAAAGAGCTTTTAGAGAAACTAAAAGATATGAATATAGATGAGTCTCAACTTGAAGATTTAAAAGATATTTTTGAAGCAAAAAATAGTGATATTTATGATGTTTTAGCTCATTTGTCTTTTAATTGTGATATAAAAACAAGAGATGAGAGAGCAATAGCTGCTTTAAACTCAAAATTTATAGAGAAATATCAAAATGAAAAAGCAAAAGATTTTATAGAGTTTATCTTAGAAAAATATAGAAAATATGGCTTCAAAGAGTTAGAAGAGAATAAACTCTCAACACTTATAGAGCAAAGTGGATTTGATAGAAGAGAACTTATGACTTCATTTGGTGATTTTAAAATAAGAGATGAGTATTTTGAGCTTCAAAAAGAGATTTATAGATGA